From one Drosophila subpulchrella strain 33 F10 #4 breed RU33 chromosome 3L, RU_Dsub_v1.1 Primary Assembly, whole genome shotgun sequence genomic stretch:
- the LOC119555504 gene encoding fibrinogen-like protein 1, whose protein sequence is MCYRGDVYFEDDLEEQEDEENEIDVLNSKLEDLKAKLVEKEREVSDLKTALKVYTELGLPSGTHKGPLVFLNHSKIPGLRFVSTIGDRPFAAIFENIPTEGPNWMVVHRRFDGSVDFGALLDHRNPFGDLNGEFFLGLKILHIATSRCRHELYIELVDFHDVKAFAKYDHFEVGSGSEHFRLKSLGAYSGNAGDALLSHLNNKYISTNVNEDGFHKVFEWWNSEGYMCNLNGPYHKTKTPINGNLGIFWGNWYNGKGYSLKSCKMLIRPLDWKAEKCT, encoded by the exons ATGTGCTATCGCGGTGATGTATACTTTGAGGACGACCTAGAGGAACAAGAAGATGAAGAAAATGAGATTGATGTATTGAACAGTAAATTGGAAGATCTAAAGGCTAAACTCGTAGAGAAGGAACGAGAGGTTTCTGATCTTAAGACCGCCCTTAAAGTCTATACCGAACTAGGTCTTCCATCTGGTACCCATAAGGGTCCTCTTGTATTCCTAAACCACTCGAAGATCCCTGGCCTTCGATTCGTCTCTACTATTGGCGACAGACCCTTTGCGGCTATTTTCGAGAATATTCCCACCGAAGGTCCTAACTGGATGGTAGTTCATCGTCGGTTCGATGGAAGTGTCGATTTTGGCGCACTGCTGGATCATAGAAATCCTTTCGGAGACCTCAATGGAGAGTTCTTTCTGGGCTTGAAGATTCTACATATCGCGACTAGTCGTTGCAGGCACGAGCTGTACATTGAACTCGTTGACTTTCATGATGTAAAAGCTTTTGCCAAGTACGATCACTTTGAGGTGGGAAGTGGGAGTGAGCACTTCCGATTGAAATCATTGGGCGCCTACTCGGGAAACGCTGGCGATGCATTGCTCAGCCACTTGAATAACAAGTATATATCCACAAATGTGAATGAGGATGGTTTTCACAAGGTATTTGAATGGTGGAATAGTGAGGGTTATATGTG caaTTTGAATGGACCATATCATAAGACGAAAACACCCATTAATGGGAATTTGGGCATTTTCTGGGGTAACTGGTACAATGGCAAGGGATACTCGCTGAAGTCTTGCAAAATGTTGATAAGACCACTCGATTGGAAAGCAGAGAAGTGCACTTAA